AACTCGCCGGCTTCGCCGCGATGCTGGCCGGCGTTGCCGCCGGTTACTGGATCGCGCGCCAGATCCTGGTCCAGATCGGGCTGGACCCGGACGACGCCAACAAATGGGTGCAACTGCTGTTCGTGCTCGCCGAGATCGCGCTGGCGCTGCCGCTGGCGGCCTGGGCGGCGCGGCGCGCCGGCTTCGAGACGCTGAACCGCTCGCTGTCGAGCTACTTCGAGCAGCAGGGCGCGGCCGCCTTCCTCGCGCTGATCATCCTGTACAAGCTCGGCGACGCCTTCGCCGGCAGCCTGACCACGCCCTTCCTGATCAAGGGCATGGGCTTCGCGCAGGAAGAGGTGGGCATCGCCAACAAGGTCATCGGCATCTGGCTCACCATCCTCGGCGCCTTCATCGGCGGGATGATCATGACGCGGCTGGCGCTGTACCGCTCGCTGCTGCTGTTCGGCGTGCTGCAACTGGTGTCGAACTTCGGCTTCTACCTGCTGGCGCAACTGGGCAAGGGGGCGTGGGGCGAGGTCATGGTGCCGGCCTTCGACTGGGGCATCGTATCGATCGCCGCGCCGGCCGCGCTCGACTGGCTGCTGCTGGCGGTGATCGCCGGCGAGAACATCAGCGGCGGCATGGGCACGGTGGCCTTCGTCGCGCTGCTCATGGGGCTGTGCAACCAGCGCTTCACCGCCACCCACTACGCGATGCTGTCGGCCTTCGCCGCGGTGGGGCGCATCTACGTGAGCCCGCTGTCCGGCGTGCTGTCGCAGAGCATCGGCTGGCCGGCCTTCTTCGTCTTTTCCATCGTGGTCGCGGTGCCAGGCGTGGTCATGGTGTGGTGGCTGCGCGATGCGCTCGGCCGCCTGGGCAGGCCGCAGGCGGCGGCGGGAGCGGACGATTGACGGACATTGCCGGAACCGCCGCGCAGCGCACGCGGCTGCGCGAATTCCTCGCCGGCTGCCGGGACGAGGCGCCGCTGCAACTGGGCGTGGTGCCCTTCGGCATGCTGTACGGCATCGGCGCGCTGGCCGCCGGCATGCCGGCCTGGCTGGCGCAGCTCACCTCGGCGGTGGTCTTCGCCGGCGCAGCGCAACTGGTGATCGTGCAGATGCTGGCCGCGGCAGCCGGGGCGCTGCCGATCGGGCTCACCGCCGCGCTGCTGAACCTGCGCCACGTGCTGTACAGCGCCTCGGTCGCCGATCACGTGCGCCACCTGCCGCGGCGCTGGCGCCTGCTGCTGGCCTACCTGCTGACCGACGAAGCCTACGCGGTGGCGATCCTGCGCTACCAGACGGCAACGGCCGGACGGGGCGGAGCGGACATGACGCCCGGCGCCCGGCCGGCGGGCGATCTGCATCACTGGTACTTCCTCGGCTGCGGCCTCACGCTGTGGGCCACTTGGCAGCTTTCCACCGCGGCCGGCCTGCTGTTCGGCGCCACCATCCCGCCCGAGTGGGACATCGATTTCGCCGTGCCGCTGACCTTCATCGCGCTCCTGACGCTGCTGCTGCGCGAACGGGCCGGGCAGGCGGCGGCACTCGCGGCCGCCCTGGGTGCGCTGGCCTTCGCCGCGCTGCCGTACAAGCTCGGCCTGGTGGCGGCCATCCTGCTGGGACTGGTCGCCGGCGTGTGGGCCGCGCGGCGCGGCAACGGGGGAGAGAATCGATGAGCACCACCGCGCTGATCGCGCTGCTGGTCGCCGTCGGCCTGGTGACCTTCCTGTACCGCTACGCGATGATCGGCCTCTTCGCCAGCCGCAATCTGCCGGCCTGGCTGCATGCCCTGTGCCGCCACATCGCCCCGGCCAGCTTCGCCGCGCTCACCGCCACCGCCCTGTTCGTGCATGGCGGCGAGGTCGCCGTCGATCCCGCGGCGCCCAAGACCTGGGCGGCGCTGGTCGCCGCACTGGTCGCCTGGCGCACGCGCAGCGTGTTCGCGACGATAGGCGCGGGCATGGCTGCGCTATACCTGTTCAAGTACCTGTTCTGAGCCCATTGCACCGATGACCGCCGCTACCCTGATCGCCGCCGCCCGCGAACTGTGCGCCGCCGTGGACGGCCTGCGCTTCGCGCCGCCCGTCACCCACGTCTACAACCCGCTCGACTACGCGCGCGACATCCACGAGCACTACCTGCGCCGCTACGGCGAGGGGCGCAAGCGCATGGTGTTCGTGGGCATGAATCCGGGCCCTTTCGGCATGGCGCAGACCGGGGTGCCCTTCGGCGAGATCCCGGCGGTGCGCGACTGGCTGGACCTGGAAGGCCCCGTCGGCCAGCCCGCGCAACCGAACCCCAGGCGCCCGGTGGAAGGCTTCGCCTGCCGGCGCTCGGAAGTGAGCGGACAACGGCTGTGGGGCCTGTTCCGCGACCGTTTCGGCACACCCGAAGCCTTCTTCGCCGAGCACTTCGTCGCCAACTACTGCCCGCTGGTCTTCTTCGAGGACGGCCGCAACC
This DNA window, taken from Thauera sp. K11, encodes the following:
- a CDS encoding AmpG family muropeptide MFS transporter, translated to MTAHTLGRGWRLAAILVLGFASGLPLALTGQAMQAWLTVDGVDLATIGFFGLVGVPYTFKFLWAPLMDRFEPPLLGRRRGWLALTQLALAALLWWMGSLSPSTTPGLFAAAAVMIAFLSASQDVVVDAYRTDLLPEEERGLGASVHVFAYRLAMIVSGGIALIWAGQWASWPRVYETMALIMLGCGLVSLLALPRVPAALRPLDSDPRRELAGFAAMLAGVAAGYWIARQILVQIGLDPDDANKWVQLLFVLAEIALALPLAAWAARRAGFETLNRSLSSYFEQQGAAAFLALIILYKLGDAFAGSLTTPFLIKGMGFAQEEVGIANKVIGIWLTILGAFIGGMIMTRLALYRSLLLFGVLQLVSNFGFYLLAQLGKGAWGEVMVPAFDWGIVSIAAPAALDWLLLAVIAGENISGGMGTVAFVALLMGLCNQRFTATHYAMLSAFAAVGRIYVSPLSGVLSQSIGWPAFFVFSIVVAVPGVVMVWWLRDALGRLGRPQAAAGADD
- a CDS encoding AzlC family ABC transporter permease, coding for MTDIAGTAAQRTRLREFLAGCRDEAPLQLGVVPFGMLYGIGALAAGMPAWLAQLTSAVVFAGAAQLVIVQMLAAAAGALPIGLTAALLNLRHVLYSASVADHVRHLPRRWRLLLAYLLTDEAYAVAILRYQTATAGRGGADMTPGARPAGDLHHWYFLGCGLTLWATWQLSTAAGLLFGATIPPEWDIDFAVPLTFIALLTLLLRERAGQAAALAAALGALAFAALPYKLGLVAAILLGLVAGVWAARRGNGGENR
- a CDS encoding AzlD domain-containing protein encodes the protein MSTTALIALLVAVGLVTFLYRYAMIGLFASRNLPAWLHALCRHIAPASFAALTATALFVHGGEVAVDPAAPKTWAALVAALVAWRTRSVFATIGAGMAALYLFKYLF
- a CDS encoding uracil-DNA glycosylase family protein, whose translation is MTAATLIAAARELCAAVDGLRFAPPVTHVYNPLDYARDIHEHYLRRYGEGRKRMVFVGMNPGPFGMAQTGVPFGEIPAVRDWLDLEGPVGQPAQPNPRRPVEGFACRRSEVSGQRLWGLFRDRFGTPEAFFAEHFVANYCPLVFFEDGRNLTPDKLPAAEQRPLLAACDAHLRTLVQTLRPEWVIGIGAWAEKRAAAALAGAPAQSLRFGRVLHPSPASPTANRGWAEAATRQLAELGVW